One Halarcobacter ebronensis genomic window carries:
- a CDS encoding hydrogenase maturation protease, translating into MQIIVGFGNKLRGEDAFGVDVISKLQKLNLPGVKLISTFQLTPELSLELQEATQIIFIDAAYCEQEKYRLGCIIEERNKTLLSHHISIKTMMAILENLYDITPNFEVFSMLTNNFNEIKNKSEYEKCLNEVVNFIVSTVKQA; encoded by the coding sequence TTGCAAATTATTGTAGGCTTTGGAAATAAACTAAGAGGAGAAGATGCTTTTGGAGTTGATGTTATTTCTAAACTTCAAAAGTTAAATCTTCCTGGTGTAAAACTTATCTCAACTTTTCAATTAACTCCTGAATTGAGCCTAGAGTTACAAGAGGCTACGCAAATTATCTTTATTGATGCAGCTTATTGTGAACAAGAAAAATATAGATTAGGTTGTATTATTGAAGAGAGAAATAAAACTCTATTAAGTCATCATATTTCAATTAAAACTATGATGGCAATACTTGAGAATCTATACGACATAACTCCTAATTTTGAAGTTTTTTCAATGTTAACTAATAATTTTAATGAAATAAAAAATAAATCTGAATATGAAAAGTGTTTGAATGAAGTTGTAAATTTTATAGTATCAACAGTTAAGCAAGCTTAA
- a CDS encoding Ni/Fe hydrogenase subunit alpha: MKETIVISPVTRIEGHAKITIDLNEKKEVDQARIHVTQFRGFEKLCEGRPYTEMPALTARTCGICPVSHAIASSKACDNLLAVRPPKAGRNLRRIINLAQIVQSHALNFYHLSSPDFVFGFDANPEDRNIFKLMQTNPEMAKDGINLRAFGQKIIETLGGKRIHPTWIVPGGVSHEISKETKDAILAQIPEAMDIAQKSLKFFVSNLHKFEKEIKSFGNFPSLFMALVSKKGKLEHYDGLLRFVDSEGKIVEDKIDPKDYKDYIGEAVEEDSFLKSPYFKPYGYEKGMYRVGPLARLNVADKCGTSLADEEFERFKNLNNGKPILQTFYYHYARLIEIIYAIERIEELLNEKETLNPQIRAYAQINRNQGVGCSEAPRGTLFHDYKVNNDGIITGVNLIIATGNNNLAMNAGVTQVAKTFVDGNNIKEGALNRVEAVIRCFDPCLSCSTHAQGVYSSIVEIRDHNKELIESIKRG; this comes from the coding sequence ATGAAAGAGACAATTGTAATTAGTCCTGTAACAAGAATAGAGGGGCATGCTAAAATAACTATTGATTTAAATGAAAAAAAAGAGGTAGACCAAGCAAGAATTCACGTAACCCAATTTAGAGGTTTTGAAAAACTTTGTGAGGGAAGACCCTATACAGAGATGCCAGCACTAACTGCAAGAACTTGTGGTATTTGCCCAGTAAGTCATGCCATAGCTTCATCAAAAGCTTGTGATAATCTTCTTGCTGTAAGACCTCCAAAAGCTGGAAGAAACTTAAGAAGAATTATAAATTTAGCACAAATAGTTCAATCTCATGCTTTAAATTTTTATCATCTAAGTAGTCCAGATTTTGTATTTGGATTTGATGCAAATCCTGAAGATAGAAATATTTTCAAACTTATGCAAACAAACCCAGAAATGGCAAAAGATGGGATAAACTTAAGAGCCTTTGGTCAAAAAATAATTGAAACATTAGGAGGAAAAAGAATACATCCAACTTGGATAGTTCCAGGTGGTGTTAGCCATGAGATTTCAAAAGAGACAAAAGATGCAATCCTAGCTCAAATTCCAGAAGCAATGGATATTGCTCAAAAATCTTTAAAGTTTTTTGTCTCAAATCTACATAAATTTGAAAAAGAGATAAAATCTTTTGGAAACTTTCCTTCACTATTTATGGCTTTAGTTAGTAAAAAAGGGAAACTTGAGCACTATGATGGATTATTAAGATTTGTTGATAGCGAAGGTAAAATTGTAGAAGATAAAATTGATCCAAAAGATTATAAAGATTATATAGGTGAAGCTGTTGAAGAAGATAGTTTTTTAAAATCTCCCTACTTTAAACCCTATGGTTATGAAAAAGGAATGTATAGAGTTGGACCACTAGCTAGACTAAATGTTGCAGATAAGTGTGGTACAAGTTTAGCAGATGAGGAGTTTGAAAGATTTAAAAACCTAAATAATGGGAAACCAATTCTTCAAACTTTTTATTATCACTATGCAAGACTTATTGAGATTATTTATGCAATAGAGAGAATTGAAGAGCTCTTAAATGAAAAAGAGACTTTAAACCCACAAATTAGAGCCTATGCACAAATAAACAGAAACCAAGGAGTTGGCTGTTCTGAAGCTCCAAGGGGAACTTTGTTTCATGACTATAAAGTAAATAATGATGGAATCATTACAGGAGTAAACCTGATAATAGCAACAGGAAATAATAACCTAGCTATGAATGCAGGAGTAACACAAGTGGCTAAAACTTTTGTGGATGGAAATAATATAAAAGAGGGGGCTTTAAATAGAGTTGAAGCTGTTATTAGATGTTTTGATCCATGTTTAAGCTGTTCAACTCATGCTCAAGGAGTTTATAGTTCTATAGTGGAAATTAGAGACCATAATAAAGAGCTAATTGAGTCTATAAAAAGAGGCTAA
- a CDS encoding protein containing Six-hairpin glycosidase-like domain protein: MIENIELLLKDIREALFLNKPFLLNPNINLNFNPQISQVYITLFQEGLPPIKWGSKRENLQITISRILFKLKTNKNFVKFDLISSNKCRILFEIVTKEYPCNIRNLTTMKMTSPNRFEPGVNGLKWQYKGNTNYFMPTDSYTKSIMSVNQLLNFLSKQCDIAKKTNEISQRVHLMRREDIKYTFIESLAYISYKDEVLQLERGYPLPIEFNKDIVYDKTFKSVDWLIKNMNKDGSFLYFYDPYKDTIIDEMHPNMVNPLYNNILRHSGGTITLLRAYEFSKNSIYLEKAKESIEFLLTTFKEHNYKGEYACFPFFNKKSKLGGAGIALVALMHYYIHTKSLEYEKQVKGLVRHILNQIDEKGEMLGYFIHPQIDGGNPIINPNEKIKKALFSFYYPGEALLGLALYIRFFENIEKSFKDKVLFLSEKALDFLVDIRPIKYKELFDTLPADSWLMQAVEEWVKIEGFKKHSYIDFVFNDTKKMIDHMYTNKNTFPFNKDYIGGFFYSYGDHVYHDASRCEGVISAYYLAKYLKDEKMATFIKEHMLLSAKGLMKTFHDERSNYCHINPNKALHSFRFKLTRQWVRVDSVQHAACFFIRLLFAWK; encoded by the coding sequence ATGATTGAGAATATAGAGTTGTTATTAAAAGATATAAGAGAAGCACTTTTTTTAAATAAACCTTTTTTGTTAAATCCAAATATAAATCTAAACTTTAATCCACAAATCTCACAAGTATATATAACTCTTTTTCAAGAAGGATTGCCGCCTATTAAATGGGGTTCAAAAAGAGAAAATTTACAAATAACCATAAGTAGAATTCTTTTTAAATTGAAAACCAATAAAAACTTTGTTAAATTTGACCTTATAAGTAGTAACAAATGTAGAATTCTCTTTGAAATAGTAACTAAAGAGTACCCTTGTAATATTAGAAATCTGACAACCATGAAAATGACTTCACCAAATAGATTTGAACCTGGTGTTAATGGCTTAAAGTGGCAATATAAAGGGAATACAAACTATTTTATGCCAACTGATTCTTATACAAAATCAATTATGAGTGTAAACCAATTACTAAATTTTTTATCAAAACAGTGTGACATTGCTAAAAAGACAAATGAAATCAGTCAAAGAGTTCATTTAATGAGAAGGGAAGATATAAAATATACTTTTATAGAATCATTGGCTTATATAAGCTACAAAGATGAAGTTTTACAATTAGAAAGAGGTTATCCTCTTCCAATAGAATTTAATAAAGATATAGTTTATGATAAAACTTTTAAAAGTGTAGATTGGTTAATAAAAAATATGAATAAAGATGGAAGTTTTCTATACTTTTATGATCCATATAAAGATACAATTATTGATGAAATGCATCCAAATATGGTAAATCCTTTATATAACAATATTTTAAGACATTCAGGTGGGACAATAACCCTTTTAAGAGCATATGAATTTTCAAAAAACAGTATCTATTTAGAAAAAGCAAAAGAGTCAATAGAGTTTTTATTAACAACCTTTAAAGAGCACAATTATAAAGGAGAATATGCTTGTTTTCCTTTTTTTAATAAAAAATCAAAATTGGGTGGAGCGGGGATTGCGTTGGTGGCATTGATGCACTACTATATTCATACAAAATCACTTGAATATGAGAAACAAGTCAAGGGACTTGTAAGACATATTTTAAATCAAATCGATGAAAAGGGAGAGATGTTAGGTTATTTTATTCATCCTCAAATTGATGGTGGAAATCCAATAATAAATCCAAATGAAAAGATAAAAAAAGCACTTTTTTCTTTTTATTATCCAGGAGAAGCTCTTTTAGGACTTGCTTTATATATAAGGTTTTTTGAAAATATTGAAAAAAGTTTTAAAGATAAGGTTTTATTTTTAAGTGAAAAAGCATTGGATTTTTTAGTGGATATAAGACCAATAAAATATAAAGAACTTTTTGATACTTTACCAGCAGATTCATGGCTTATGCAAGCAGTTGAAGAGTGGGTTAAAATTGAAGGATTTAAAAAACACAGTTATATAGATTTTGTCTTTAATGATACAAAAAAAATGATAGATCATATGTATACAAATAAGAATACTTTTCCTTTTAATAAGGATTATATAGGTGGTTTTTTCTACTCTTATGGAGATCATGTTTATCATGATGCATCAAGGTGTGAAGGAGTAATTAGTGCTTACTATTTAGCAAAATATTTAAAAGATGAAAAAATGGCAACTTTTATAAAGGAACATATGCTTTTAAGTGCAAAAGGCTTAATGAAAACTTTCCATGATGAAAGATCAAATTATTGCCATATAAATCCTAATAAAGCTCTTCATAGCTTTAGATTTAAATTAACAAGACAATGGGTTAGAGTTGATTCTGTACAACATGCAGCTTGTTTTTTTATTAGACTTCTTTTTGCATGGAAATAA
- a CDS encoding glycoside hydrolase family 57 protein, whose protein sequence is MIKGYWVPVLHSHLPFVKHPDYENFLEEHWLFEAITECYIPLLKRLKKLEDDGVNFRLTTSVTPPLAEMLADEHLMYKYRKFLETHIELGNKEVERTKGDDYFHPLAHFYRDLFVETKDFFEGFLAGNVINGYKHFYYNGSLEIITCGATHGYLPILSVNEKAVRTQIEIAVRAHEKHFGKKPNGIWLPECAYYDGLDRILNEKGIKFFIVDSHALTYGRPTSLNGVFAPTYTPHSVAAFGRDSQSSKQVWSSKEGYPGDFCYRDFYRDIGYDLDFDYIKPYINPDGVRVFTGFKYHKITGTTDYKEAYNPWIAMEKTKEHASNFHWHRQLQFDHLGSMMQRTPMVVSPYDAELFGHWWFEGPEFLANMFREIDKHKVMKAVTPMEYLNMYPKNQVVNPNPSSWGDKGYYDVWLNEGNDWIYRHLHEMADVMEQKAKEYFSTNDYDISRVLTQMLRELLLAQSSDWAFLMTTATATEYSVNRTKEHISNFNELLGMINSNYIDYRRLDYMEHKNSIFDFIDFRIFITS, encoded by the coding sequence ATGATTAAGGGGTATTGGGTTCCAGTTCTTCATTCACATCTACCTTTTGTAAAACACCCTGATTATGAAAATTTTTTAGAGGAACATTGGCTTTTTGAAGCGATAACAGAGTGTTATATCCCACTTTTAAAAAGGTTGAAAAAACTTGAGGATGATGGAGTTAATTTTAGGCTTACAACTTCTGTTACACCGCCATTAGCTGAGATGTTAGCAGATGAACATCTTATGTACAAATATAGAAAATTTTTAGAGACTCACATAGAGCTAGGAAATAAAGAGGTAGAAAGAACAAAAGGTGATGACTATTTTCATCCTTTGGCACATTTCTATAGAGATCTTTTTGTAGAGACAAAAGATTTTTTTGAAGGGTTTTTAGCAGGAAATGTTATAAATGGATATAAACACTTCTATTATAATGGAAGTTTAGAGATTATTACTTGTGGAGCAACCCATGGATATCTTCCAATCTTAAGCGTAAATGAAAAAGCTGTTAGAACACAAATAGAGATAGCAGTAAGAGCTCATGAAAAACATTTTGGTAAAAAACCAAATGGAATATGGTTGCCTGAGTGTGCTTATTATGATGGACTTGATAGAATTTTGAATGAAAAAGGTATTAAGTTTTTTATTGTTGATTCCCATGCTTTAACCTATGGAAGACCAACCTCTTTAAATGGAGTTTTTGCACCAACTTATACCCCTCACAGTGTTGCAGCTTTTGGTAGAGATTCTCAATCTTCAAAACAAGTTTGGAGCTCAAAAGAGGGTTATCCTGGAGACTTTTGTTATAGAGATTTTTATAGAGATATTGGATATGACTTAGATTTTGATTATATAAAACCCTATATTAATCCAGATGGAGTTAGGGTATTTACAGGCTTCAAATACCATAAAATAACAGGAACAACTGATTATAAAGAGGCTTATAATCCTTGGATTGCGATGGAGAAAACAAAAGAACATGCAAGTAACTTTCATTGGCATAGACAGCTACAGTTTGACCATTTGGGAAGTATGATGCAAAGAACACCAATGGTAGTCTCTCCTTATGATGCAGAACTTTTTGGGCATTGGTGGTTTGAAGGTCCAGAATTTTTGGCAAATATGTTTAGGGAAATAGATAAACATAAAGTTATGAAAGCAGTTACTCCAATGGAGTATCTAAATATGTATCCAAAAAACCAAGTTGTTAATCCAAATCCTTCTTCGTGGGGAGACAAAGGTTATTATGATGTTTGGTTAAATGAAGGAAATGATTGGATATATAGACATCTACATGAGATGGCAGATGTGATGGAGCAAAAAGCAAAAGAGTATTTCAGTACAAATGATTATGATATCTCTAGAGTTTTAACCCAAATGTTGCGAGAGCTTCTTTTAGCCCAAAGTAGTGACTGGGCATTTTTAATGACAACAGCTACAGCAACTGAATATAGCGTTAATAGAACAAAAGAGCATATATCAAATTTTAATGAATTACTTGGTATGATAAATAGCAATTACATCGATTATAGAAGATTGGATTATATGGAACATAAAAACTCTATATTCGATTTTATTGATTTTAGAATATTTATAACAAGTTAA
- the hoxU gene encoding bidirectional hydrogenase complex protein HoxU: MLKDKVRVKTFKIDDMDVTGRSDATILEVARDHGIKIPTLCHLEGLSSVGSCRICLVEVKGSKNLVPACTSKIKEGMEVITNSEKIASHRKMVLSMIFAERTHTCSVCVSNGHCELQDQAIELGLEHSYVPYIHKHFEIDASHKDYVYDPNRCILCTRCVRVCDEVEGAHALDIFGRGIDSKIIHDMDEPWAQSESCTSCGKCVQVCPTGALFEKGLSATEMVKRKNIVTNLIQARNDK, translated from the coding sequence ATGCTTAAAGATAAAGTTAGAGTAAAGACCTTTAAAATCGATGATATGGATGTTACAGGAAGATCAGATGCAACTATTTTAGAAGTGGCAAGGGATCATGGAATAAAAATCCCAACCCTTTGCCATTTGGAAGGCTTAAGTAGTGTTGGTTCATGTAGAATTTGCCTAGTGGAAGTAAAGGGGAGTAAAAATCTAGTTCCTGCCTGTACTTCTAAAATAAAAGAGGGAATGGAAGTTATAACAAACTCAGAAAAGATTGCAAGCCACAGAAAAATGGTTTTATCAATGATTTTTGCAGAGAGAACTCACACTTGTAGCGTTTGTGTTTCAAATGGTCATTGTGAATTGCAAGACCAAGCAATAGAGCTAGGACTTGAACATAGCTATGTTCCTTATATTCATAAACATTTTGAGATAGATGCTTCCCACAAAGATTATGTGTATGACCCAAATAGATGTATTCTTTGTACTAGATGTGTTAGAGTTTGTGATGAAGTTGAAGGTGCACATGCTTTAGATATTTTTGGAAGGGGAATAGATTCGAAAATAATCCATGATATGGATGAGCCTTGGGCACAAAGTGAGAGTTGTACAAGTTGTGGAAAATGTGTACAAGTTTGTCCAACTGGCGCTCTATTTGAAAAGGGTTTAAGTGCTACAGAGATGGTAAAAAGAAAAAATATCGTAACTAACCTAATTCAAGCAAGGAATGACAAATGA
- a CDS encoding fructose-bisphosphatase class I, translating to MIAVFNAITNIAEDIEKNVFVECESFLESNLTEQQMRESVHKYCSEVIQREFKKVKSVHGFIGKYKKEYITINESGKYKISYVAIDNLDLLDVNFSLGSIFGIYESQMDAFHLKAAMYITYGPTFQLVFASKSEGVIYFSFENGEFIEQDPLNLEKEGKINSTAGLVHEWSSEHKELVDSFFNKGYRLRFSDSLSLDTHQILFKKGGLYSSPSTKSFPDGKINVLCEAFPISYIIEQAGGRAISKKGRILDMTNVTIEQNTPIYFGSTTEIQKVEDSFNS from the coding sequence ATGATTGCGGTTTTTAATGCCATTACAAATATAGCAGAAGATATAGAAAAAAATGTATTTGTAGAGTGTGAAAGTTTTTTAGAGAGCAATTTGACAGAACAACAAATGAGAGAGTCTGTTCACAAATATTGTTCAGAAGTTATTCAAAGAGAGTTTAAAAAAGTAAAATCAGTTCATGGATTTATTGGAAAATATAAAAAAGAGTATATAACCATAAATGAAAGTGGAAAATATAAGATAAGTTATGTGGCAATTGATAATTTAGACCTTTTAGATGTAAATTTTTCTTTGGGTTCTATTTTTGGAATTTATGAGTCTCAAATGGATGCTTTTCACTTAAAAGCAGCTATGTATATAACTTATGGACCAACATTCCAACTTGTGTTTGCTTCTAAATCTGAGGGAGTTATCTATTTCTCTTTTGAAAATGGAGAGTTTATAGAACAAGATCCTTTAAATTTAGAAAAAGAGGGAAAAATAAACTCAACAGCTGGACTTGTACATGAGTGGAGCAGTGAGCATAAAGAGCTTGTGGATAGTTTTTTTAATAAAGGTTATAGACTTAGATTTTCTGATTCATTATCTTTAGATACACATCAAATATTATTTAAAAAAGGTGGACTTTATAGCTCTCCTTCAACAAAATCTTTTCCAGATGGAAAAATAAATGTGCTTTGTGAAGCTTTTCCTATCTCATACATTATTGAACAAGCAGGTGGTAGAGCAATTAGTAAAAAAGGACGAATCCTTGATATGACTAATGTTACTATTGAACAAAATACACCAATCTATTTTGGTTCAACAACAGAGATACAAAAAGTAGAAGACTCTTTTAACAGTTAA
- a CDS encoding NADP oxidoreductase produces the protein MSKTKINVGTIWLDGCSGCHMSFLDMDERIVELSQYLNIIYSPYVDAKEIPANIDLFIVEGAISTDHDLEIIQKIRDNSKKILALGDCAITGNISAMKNLAGTEISLEKGYFELADLNKGKYPNKVVPKLLDKVIPLNEAISVDYFVPGCPTPADAIYAVLKGLIDGVEVDTSKYTRFGL, from the coding sequence ATGAGTAAAACAAAAATAAATGTGGGAACAATCTGGCTTGATGGATGTTCTGGTTGCCATATGTCATTTTTAGATATGGATGAAAGAATTGTTGAATTGAGTCAATATCTAAATATTATCTATAGTCCCTATGTTGATGCGAAAGAGATACCAGCAAATATTGACCTTTTTATTGTCGAAGGAGCAATTAGTACTGACCATGATTTAGAGATTATTCAAAAAATAAGAGATAATAGTAAAAAAATCCTAGCTTTGGGTGATTGTGCAATTACAGGGAATATCTCTGCAATGAAAAATCTTGCAGGAACAGAAATTTCCCTTGAAAAAGGATATTTTGAGCTAGCTGATTTAAATAAAGGCAAATACCCAAATAAAGTTGTACCTAAACTTTTAGACAAAGTAATTCCACTGAATGAAGCAATATCAGTTGACTATTTTGTACCTGGTTGCCCTACTCCTGCAGATGCAATTTATGCAGTTTTAAAAGGGTTGATTGATGGAGTTGAAGTTGACACAAGCAAATATACAAGATTTGGACTATAA
- a CDS encoding NuoF family protein, with amino-acid sequence MIDSLEDLKKLALEKRDLKRNSHEELRVCIGSSCSSLGSEELLKDLKKSVSENEELEHRCKVKGVGCNGLCSEAIMVSHYHKVGNRESIYSKIEASSNNDFIETLKSGSPIKDKKCDLSQAFFTRQKKIVLENAGVIDPDDIDDYIAYDGYLALYTALDEMRPEDVLNEIKISGLRGRGGGGYPTGLKWESVSKVNADQKYIVCNGDEGDPGAFMDRAIMEADPHKIIEGMALAGYACGATKGYIYVRAEYPIAVEKLNRAIKQARQKGILGNQIADSGFSFDVEVRLGGGAFVCGEATALVASIEGNRGNPRQKPPHLSDYGLWKSPTVLNNVETLANIAPIIRNGGEWFKNIGTESSPGTKVFALTGHIQNTGLVEVPMGISLRELIYEVGGGLPQGVKLKAIQTGGPSGGCIPEELLDIPVDYESLKSIGSIMGSGGLIVMDESSNMVEVARFFMDFCQSESCGKCVPCRVGTTELTSLLDKFIAKNATQNDYKLLKELCEVVKNTSLCGLGQTAPNPVLSTIKYFEEEYLEGIKDA; translated from the coding sequence ATGATAGATTCACTTGAAGATTTAAAAAAACTTGCTCTTGAAAAAAGAGACTTAAAAAGAAATTCTCACGAAGAGCTTAGGGTTTGTATTGGGAGTAGTTGTTCATCACTGGGTTCGGAAGAACTTTTAAAAGATTTAAAAAAGAGTGTATCTGAGAATGAAGAGTTGGAACATAGATGTAAAGTAAAAGGTGTTGGCTGCAATGGACTTTGTTCAGAAGCTATAATGGTATCTCATTACCACAAAGTTGGAAACAGAGAATCAATATATAGCAAAATTGAAGCTTCAAGCAACAATGACTTTATTGAAACTCTTAAAAGTGGCTCTCCTATAAAAGATAAAAAATGTGATTTATCTCAAGCTTTTTTTACAAGACAGAAAAAAATAGTTTTAGAAAATGCAGGGGTTATTGACCCTGATGATATTGATGATTATATAGCCTATGATGGTTATTTGGCATTATATACAGCCTTAGATGAGATGAGACCCGAAGATGTATTAAATGAGATAAAAATCTCAGGGCTTCGAGGAAGAGGTGGAGGTGGATATCCAACAGGACTTAAATGGGAATCTGTTTCAAAGGTAAATGCAGACCAGAAATATATTGTATGTAATGGAGATGAAGGAGATCCAGGAGCTTTTATGGATAGAGCTATTATGGAAGCAGATCCACATAAAATAATTGAGGGGATGGCTCTTGCTGGTTATGCATGTGGAGCAACAAAAGGGTATATATATGTAAGAGCAGAGTATCCCATAGCAGTTGAAAAGTTAAATAGAGCTATAAAACAGGCAAGGCAAAAAGGAATTCTGGGGAATCAAATAGCAGATAGTGGTTTTAGTTTTGATGTAGAAGTAAGACTTGGAGGAGGAGCTTTTGTTTGTGGTGAGGCAACTGCTCTTGTAGCTTCAATAGAAGGGAATAGAGGAAACCCAAGACAAAAACCACCACATTTAAGTGATTATGGTCTTTGGAAATCGCCAACAGTTTTAAACAATGTTGAGACTCTTGCAAATATTGCACCTATTATTAGAAATGGTGGAGAGTGGTTTAAAAATATTGGAACTGAAAGTTCTCCTGGGACAAAAGTATTTGCACTAACAGGGCATATACAAAATACTGGACTTGTTGAAGTTCCAATGGGAATTAGCTTAAGAGAACTTATTTATGAAGTTGGTGGAGGTTTGCCACAAGGAGTAAAACTAAAAGCTATACAAACAGGAGGTCCAAGTGGGGGATGTATTCCTGAAGAACTTTTAGATATTCCTGTTGATTATGAATCTTTAAAATCTATTGGTTCAATTATGGGAAGTGGTGGGCTTATTGTTATGGACGAAAGCTCAAATATGGTTGAAGTTGCAAGGTTTTTTATGGATTTTTGTCAAAGTGAATCTTGTGGGAAATGTGTTCCTTGCAGAGTTGGTACTACTGAACTTACCTCTTTACTTGATAAATTTATTGCTAAAAATGCAACACAAAATGATTATAAACTTTTAAAAGAGTTATGTGAAGTTGTAAAAAATACTAGCCTATGTGGTTTAGGACAAACTGCTCCAAATCCAGTATTAAGTACTATTAAATATTTTGAAGAAGAGTATTTGGAAGGGATAAAAGATGCTTAA
- the hoxE gene encoding bidirectional hydrogenase complex protein HoxE — protein MLATVPNDARYKMVEKTMKKLNYDRSALIETLHTAQETFGYLENETLKFIARRLKLPFAKVYGVATFYHFFRLKPKGKHTIVVCMGTACYIKNANKILERLEKKFNIKAGETTKDELLSLISARCVGSCSLAPIAIYDDKTVGHLSVEESEKEAEELIK, from the coding sequence TTGTTAGCTACTGTACCCAATGATGCAAGATATAAAATGGTTGAAAAAACCATGAAAAAACTTAACTATGATAGAAGTGCTCTTATAGAGACACTTCATACAGCACAAGAGACTTTTGGATATTTAGAAAATGAAACCCTAAAATTTATTGCAAGAAGATTAAAGCTTCCTTTTGCAAAAGTTTATGGTGTAGCAACATTCTATCACTTCTTTAGATTAAAACCCAAAGGGAAACATACTATAGTTGTGTGTATGGGAACTGCCTGTTATATTAAAAATGCTAATAAAATTCTTGAGAGATTAGAGAAAAAATTTAATATAAAAGCAGGAGAAACTACAAAAGATGAATTACTTTCATTAATAAGTGCTAGATGTGTTGGTTCATGTTCTTTAGCACCTATTGCGATTTATGATGATAAAACTGTTGGACATCTTTCAGTTGAAGAGTCTGAAAAAGAGGCAGAGGAGCTTATAAAATGA
- a CDS encoding DUF4912 domain-containing protein — MFKNSENLIKESLENENDFSSATHVIDNLVAVNKPKATEYKIPERYNKDTLRIILVNTEKYFVYWEVSDKTLAEKSIDLNKEKLYFKVDDINGDELYSFESSLALGDYYVNSEFENKDIFVKAGVIKNGEFIELISSNVIHTFSSKINFPSQEEYEELLKKGYSWTEIIRTTIEHFDMGTSSAKYVQELERLKHFIQEEEKDKFSSSSFLGKSND, encoded by the coding sequence ATGTTTAAGAATTCAGAAAATCTTATTAAAGAAAGTTTAGAGAATGAGAATGATTTTTCTAGTGCAACCCATGTAATTGATAATTTAGTAGCTGTAAATAAACCAAAAGCTACAGAGTACAAAATACCAGAGAGATACAATAAAGATACTCTTAGAATAATCTTGGTTAATACAGAGAAGTATTTTGTCTATTGGGAAGTGAGTGATAAAACATTAGCTGAAAAAAGTATTGATTTAAATAAAGAGAAACTCTATTTTAAAGTAGATGATATAAATGGAGATGAATTATATAGTTTTGAATCATCACTTGCTTTAGGTGATTATTATGTTAACTCAGAATTTGAAAACAAAGATATTTTTGTAAAAGCGGGAGTTATTAAAAATGGAGAGTTTATAGAACTGATTAGTTCAAATGTAATACATACTTTCTCTTCAAAAATTAATTTCCCAAGTCAAGAGGAGTATGAAGAGTTGCTTAAAAAAGGTTATAGCTGGACAGAGATAATTAGAACAACAATTGAGCATTTTGATATGGGAACATCTTCAGCTAAATATGTACAAGAGTTGGAGAGATTAAAACATTTTATCCAAGAAGAGGAAAAAGATAAGTTCTCATCTAGCTCTTTTTTAGGAAAATCAAATGATTAA